Proteins found in one Quercus robur chromosome 2, dhQueRobu3.1, whole genome shotgun sequence genomic segment:
- the LOC126714811 gene encoding pentatricopeptide repeat-containing protein At5g40400 → MPRTSIFSIKQILILSHKNSAFHSKPFLNLNNFIPISAFSSSSLQTIQDSESKSISNPLYHLLPQTQNPNNIVNLICSNLKQNTQLPLFQNELKGLLPHLGSHEISRVLLRFQSDSSSALTFFNWVKNDLSLRPTIQNYCIIVHILIWSRKFSQAMNFLCELIEMVKVVSPDDGDVFGSLVLCGEDCNWDPVVFDMLIKVYVKANMIEQGFGTFRRSVEVGFVPSVVACNCLLNGLVKLRCVDRCWEVYEEMGRIGIHPNAYTFNMLINVLCKDKDVDKVNEFIEKMEEEGFNPDVVTYNTLINSYCRKGRLGDAFYLYKIMYRRGALPDLFSYTALMNGLCKEGKVREAHQLFHRMVHRGLSPDTMSYNTLICGYCKEGKMKESRSLLYEMIGNGVRPDSFTCRVVVEGYGNESKLLSALNLLSELERFEIPISPDIYEYLVVKLCEENRPFAAKSVLERISHYGYVPDVDVYNELILSLCKCNYVAEALALKAEMVNKNIKPNIVTYRALIDCLCKINKSVEGEYVMKEMVKFGVPPDTAICKALINGYCKEMDINRAESLLGFFAREFQIFDTESYNALVKVLSENADVTTLMELQDRMQKVGFAPNNLTCKFVIDGLWKATTLDKNKLNLECM, encoded by the coding sequence ATGCCTCGAACTTCAATATTTTCCATTAAACAAATCCTCATTTTATCACACAAAAACTCTGCCTTTCATTCAAAACCATTCCTCAACCTTAATAATTTCATACCCATTTCAGCTTTCTCTTCTTCATCACTACAGACCATACAGGATTCAGAATCCAAATCCATCTCAAACCCACTTTACCATTTGCTcccccaaacccaaaaccccaacAACATTGTCAATCTCATTTGTTCAAACCTTAAACAAAATACCCAGTTACCTCTTTTTCAAAATGAGCTTAAAGGGCTTCTTCCTCATCTGGGTTCTCATGAAATTTCAAGAGTTCTGTTGAGGTTTCAATCTGATTCCTCATCAGCTCTCACTTTCTTCAATTGGGTCAAGAATGATTTAAGTCTCAGACCCACTATCCAGAATTATTGTATTATTGTTCATATTTTGATTTGGTCTAGAAAATTTTCTCAAGCCATGAACTTTTTGTGTGAATTGATAGAAATGGTTAAGGTCGTTTCACCAGATGATGGTGATGTTTTTGGAAGTTTGGTTTTGTGCGGTGAAGATTGTAATTGGGATCCAGTTGTCTTTGATATGCTTATTAAGGTTTATGTGAAAGCCAACATGATTGAACAAGGTTTTGGGACTTTTAGGAGGTCTGTGGAGGTTGGTTTTGTTCCTAGTGTAGTTGCTTGTAATTGTCTTTTGAATGGGTTGGTGAAGCTGAGATGTGTTGATCGGTGTTGGGAGGTATATGAAGAAATGGGGAGAATTGGGATACACCCAAATGCTTATACGTTTAATATGTTGATTAATGTTTTATGCAAGGATAAAGATGTGGATAAGGTGAATGAATTCATAGAGAAGATGGAAGAGGAAGGGTTTAATCCAGATGTGGTGACGTACAATACATTGATTAATAGTTATTGTAGGAAAGGAAGGTTGGGGGATGCATTTTATTTGTATAAGATTATGTATAGGAGGGGTGCATTGCCGGATTTGTTTTCATATACTGCCTTGATGAATGGTCTTTGTAAAGAAGGGAAGGTTAGGGAGGCTCATCAGCTTTTTCATCGAATGGTTCACAGAGGGTTAAGTCCAGACACTATGTCTTATAATACTCTTATTTGTGGTTATTGCAAGgagggaaagatgaaagagTCAAGGTCATTGTTGTATGAGATGATAGGAAATGGGGTTCGCCCGGATAGTTTTACTTGTCGAGTTGTTGTGGAAGGATATGGAAACGAGAGTAAGTTGCTTTCAGCTTTGAATTTGCTGTCAGAGCTTGAGAGATTTGAAATTCCTATTTCTCCTGACATTTATGAATATCTAGTAGTCAAACTGTGTGAAGAGAATCGGCCATTTGCCGCTAAAAGTGTTCTGGAAAGAATCTCTCATTATGGTTATGTGCCTGACGTTGATGTCTATAATGAGCTGATTCTATCCCTTTGCAAATGTAATTATGTGGCAGAGGCATTAGCTTTGAAAGCTGAGATggtgaataaaaatataaaacccaaTATTGTTACATATAGAGCTCTTATAGACTGCTTgtgtaaaataaacaaaagtgtGGAGGGTGAATATGTAATGAAAGAAATGGTTAAATTTGGTGTGCCACCTGATACGGCAATATGCAAGGCATTAATAAATGGATACTGCAAGGAAATGGATATCAATAGAGCAGAATCATTATTGGGCTTCTTTGCCAGGGAATTTCAAATCTTCGATACTGAAAGTTACAATGCACTTGTGAAAGTCCTCTCTGAGAATGCTGATGTGACTACTTTGATGGAACTTCAGGATAGGATGCAAAAAGTAGGATTTGCACCAAATAACTTAACATGCAAGTTTGTGATTGATGGATTATGGAAAGCTACGACACTGGACAAGAACAAGCTTAATCTGGAATGCATGTAG